From the Neobacillus sp. PS3-34 genome, the window AATTCCGATTTTAAGATACCAAAGAAATTTTCCATGACTGCATTATCATAACAGTTTCCCTTTCGTGACATACTCTGCGTGATGTGATGTTCTTTTAATGCATGCTGGAACTGAGGCATTTGATAATGCCAACCTTGATCCGAGTGAATTAGGAGCTTTTCTCCCTCTGTTAATCGCTCAAATGCTTGATCCAGCATCGTGGAAACAAGTGAATATTTTGGCCTCGAATTCATCGTATAAGCGATGATTTCCCCATTAAACAAATCCAACATGGGAGATAAATAGAGCTTTTCGCCAAATAACTTGAACTCAGTAATATCTGTTACCCACTTTTCATTTGGCTTTTCCGTCTGGAAGTCTCGATCCAAAATATTTGGTGCTGTCTTTCCGACTTTTCCCTTATAAGAGCGATATTTTTTGATGCGAACAGTGCTCTTCAAGCCTAACTCTTTCATTAACCTCTGGACCTTTTTGTGATTCACTTTATATCCTCGGTTCTTTAGTTCGAGCGTTATACGACGGTATCCATAACGGCCTTTATGTTCGAGATAAATCTCCTCAATCACTTTTTTTAGTTCGGCATCTTTGTCTGGACGACTTAATTTATTTATGCAGTAATAGTACGTACTGCGGGGGATGCCTGCGATGTTGAGTAACGCTTCAAAAGGAAAATCAATCCTTAGTTCAGACACTACTTGCGCTTTGTCCTGGTTGGTAATGTTTCCTTCTTTTGAACTAAGGCATTCAACTTTTTTAAGTAAGCAACCTCCATACGCAAATGGTCTATTTCGGCCTGGAGTGCTTCGACGGATCCACTGACGGCTGTTGTTTTTTTTGTTTTCTTCTTCACGGTAGGACGCCCCTTTTTCTTTGATTTGAGGGCGTCTATTCCTTGAGAATCAACTTGTATTCTCCATTTACGAATTAAGGCAGGAGAAGAGATATTAAAAATCGCTGCTGTTTCATTTGGAGACGTCCCATGATCATTCAAATATTTAAGTACGTCTAGTTTAAACTCTGCCGTGTACCTTGTATAGGATTTTGTGAATCCTTGTACCCCCTGATGTTCGTATCGCATCACCCAGTTTCTTACTATATTTTCAGAGGTACCAATCGATGCCCCAATCGAGGCATAACTCTCTCCACCCTTTAAATAGCGTTGAATCGCAGCTAATTTATCCTCTGTATGAAATTTAACCATAGAAAAACTGCACCTCCGTATGTTAGTAAGTGTCTAACAATCGGGGTGCAGTTCAAATCGGCGAGTTTTCTTTAAAAAAAGGAGTTTGATATGCAATTTTAGTGTAAAGTAATAATATTAGAAAATTGCAGCAGTAAATTGAAGGAGTTTATATGGGAAAATTAGAAGATGTATACCCAGTTGCCATTGAACAAACGAAAAATAAAGTTAGCCAGGACATTGAAAAATATCTTGGGGAAAAAGAAGACTTGCCTTCCTTTCAGGATTATTTACTTGAAAGAGGAGATTATTTAGCACAGATTTGGGTTAATGTATGGCTGAATAAAGTAACAAATGATGTTCCAAAGGAAGAAAAAAAACAATATTTACATGAACGGGGATTTGAAACGAAGGACACAAGCCGTAAGATTATTAATCACTTATTTCGAACTGAAGTGAGAAATTATAAGCCTTTCGATGCTGCTGAGTGGATCAAAAGCAAGTTTAGAGGTAATGAAGAATCCTGGGAACAGAAATATCATAGTGCAAGGATTAATTTTCAGTTACGGAAAGAAACTGAGCTGCTACAGGTGAAGAAACTGAAAATCCGTGAGGGAATTGAAGAATTTGTCGAGGAATATTTTCACAACCACTATGAACTTCTCTATTTACACGTTCGGCATGTAACAGCCCAACGAGTAAAAGCAGATTTTATAAATAGGAAAAAGTA encodes:
- a CDS encoding IS3 family transposase (programmed frameshift) → MVKFHTEDKLAAIQRYLKGGESYASIGASIGTSENIVRNWVMRYEHQGVQGFTKSYTRYTAEFKLDVLKYLNDHGTSPNETAAIFNISSPALIRKWRIQVDSQGIDALKSKKKGRPTVKKKTKKTTAVSGSVEALQAEIDHLRMEVAYFKKVECLSSKEGNITNQDKAQVVSELRIDFPFEALLNIAGIPRSTYYYCINKLSRPDKDAELKKVIEEIYLEHKGRYGYRRITLELKNRGYKVNHKKVQRLMKELGLKSTVRIKKYRSYKGKVGKTAPNILDRDFQTEKPNEKWVTDITEFKLFGEKLYLSPMLDLFNGEIIAYTMNSRPKYSLVSTMLDQAFERLTEGEKLLIHSDQGWHYQMPQFQHALKEHHITQSMSRKGNCYDNAVMENFFGILKSEFLYTQEFDSVEHFKRELAEYIDYYNHIRIKAKLKGLSPVQYRTQALSAA